The following proteins are co-located in the Rippkaea orientalis PCC 8801 genome:
- a CDS encoding mechanosensitive ion channel produces MSQLSPWVIAQLESFPSRTSSTGLPSQSPINQILTILGQDVFVLIKAIFILVVGWIVASIVRRVIHQVLNQTQIDNQIAQWISGQTEDEDSFPIEKWIADFVYWLIILFTIVAVLNTLNLQAASQPLNALLQQITAFVPKLLGAGVLLGVAWLLATLTKMIVVRLLGGLRVDERLRQQVGETESENQVSLQETIGNALYWFIFLLFLPSILSTLNLQGTLVPIQQLLNDILGILPNILAAVLIGAVGWTIAQIVQRVVTNLLAATGVDQIGTKLGLSTARGSQSLSQILGTIVYALILIPVAITALDALKIQAISQPATEMLNQVLNLLPKLFAATAVLGIAYGAGQYLSEMVSNILTSVGFNNILQWLGLSQVSSPPKEETTEFAATENSSDAIATRTPSQLVGMIVLVAVMLVAALTAVDILKIEALKTVVGTLLAIAAQVLVGLVVLALGLYLANLAFNLITSSGTRQAKFLGHTARISILILVSAMALQQMGLATNIVNLAFGLLVGGIAAAIALAFGLGGRDVAAEQLREWLNHLKQD; encoded by the coding sequence ATGTCTCAACTATCACCCTGGGTTATCGCCCAGCTTGAATCCTTCCCGTCACGAACCTCCTCGACGGGACTACCTTCTCAATCTCCTATCAATCAAATTCTGACTATCCTAGGACAAGATGTTTTTGTCTTAATCAAAGCCATTTTTATTTTGGTCGTTGGTTGGATTGTTGCCTCTATTGTTAGGAGAGTGATTCACCAAGTCCTCAATCAAACTCAAATTGATAACCAAATTGCCCAATGGATTAGTGGACAAACCGAAGACGAAGATTCCTTTCCCATTGAAAAATGGATCGCTGATTTTGTTTATTGGCTCATTATTCTCTTTACGATTGTTGCGGTTTTAAACACCCTCAATCTACAAGCCGCGTCTCAACCCCTGAATGCTTTACTGCAACAAATCACCGCATTTGTGCCTAAACTCCTAGGTGCAGGGGTTCTTTTGGGGGTAGCGTGGCTGTTAGCTACCTTGACCAAAATGATTGTCGTTCGCCTCTTGGGAGGATTACGGGTTGATGAACGACTCAGGCAACAGGTCGGAGAAACCGAGTCAGAAAACCAAGTTTCTCTCCAAGAAACCATCGGTAATGCCCTTTATTGGTTTATCTTTCTCCTGTTTTTACCGTCTATCCTGAGTACCCTCAATTTACAAGGAACCTTAGTTCCTATACAGCAACTCCTGAACGATATTTTAGGGATTCTACCGAATATCTTAGCGGCTGTCTTGATTGGGGCTGTGGGTTGGACGATCGCCCAGATTGTTCAACGAGTGGTCACGAATCTTTTGGCCGCAACTGGAGTCGATCAAATTGGAACTAAATTGGGCTTGTCTACCGCCAGAGGTAGTCAATCTTTGTCGCAAATTTTAGGAACTATTGTTTATGCGCTCATTTTGATTCCCGTCGCCATTACAGCCTTAGACGCGCTGAAAATTCAAGCCATTTCTCAACCGGCCACGGAAATGCTTAATCAAGTGTTGAATCTGTTGCCGAAATTGTTTGCTGCTACGGCGGTTCTGGGTATTGCCTACGGGGCTGGACAATATCTCTCGGAAATGGTCAGCAATATTCTAACCAGTGTGGGCTTTAATAATATTCTGCAATGGTTAGGGTTATCTCAGGTTAGTTCTCCCCCAAAGGAAGAAACGACGGAATTTGCAGCCACAGAGAACTCTTCTGACGCGATCGCAACTCGCACCCCTTCCCAATTGGTGGGGATGATTGTTTTAGTGGCGGTGATGTTGGTTGCTGCGTTGACGGCGGTGGATATCCTGAAAATTGAAGCCCTAAAAACCGTCGTGGGGACGTTATTAGCGATCGCCGCTCAAGTATTAGTCGGCCTGGTGGTTTTGGCTTTGGGGCTGTATTTGGCTAATTTAGCCTTTAATTTGATTACCAGTTCAGGAACTCGTCAGGCAAAATTTTTAGGCCATACGGCTCGAATTTCCATTTTAATTCTGGTTTCGGCTATGGCTTTACAACAGATGGGACTGGCGACAAATATCGTTAATTTAGCTTTTGGTTTATTGGTTGGCGGTATTGCAGCAGCGATCGCCCTTGCTTTCGGGTTAGGGGGACGCGATGTGGCGGCTGAACAGTTACGCGAGTGGTTAAATCATCTCAAACAAGATTAA